The Gossypium arboreum isolate Shixiya-1 chromosome 6, ASM2569848v2, whole genome shotgun sequence DNA window caatctaagAATTTCACCAATGTACAAATCAGCTAACTTActcaagtgagtaatcgatacgtaccggaataaaatgagccgacttcgttagtctatcaaccaccacccaaatggcatctttctttttcagtgtcAAGGGTAaacccgtcacaaagtccataatgattctatcccatttccactggagAACCATCACAGGatgaagtaaacccaaaggtactGGGTGTTCAATTTTTATTTGCTAACAAATcagacatctcgaaacaaactcaaaaaatctcttttcatactcggccaccaatacaatttcttcaagtcgttatccATTTTTGTACTACCAGGGTGAACTGACAAATAACCACTGTGCGCCTcatgcaaaatcttctgaattaACTCAGTATCtttgggaacacaaatcctatcttgtAATATCAAACACTCATCGAAAgcaatctgaaaatctgattccatACGCGATTCACATTgggctcttttggcttgcaaatcactgtcatGTTTCTGAGCTTCGCAAAAGAATTTCACCAATGTACAAATCAGCTAACTTActcaagtgagtaatcgatacgtaccgaaataaaatgagccgacttcgttagtctatcaaccaccacccaaatggcatctttctttttcagtgtcAAGGGTAAACCCGTTACAAAGTCCATAatgattctatcccatttccactggagAACCATCACAGGatgaagtaaacccaaaggtactGGGTGTTCAATTTTTATTTGCTAACAAATcagacatctcgaaacaaactcaaaaaatctcttttcatactcggccaccaatacaatttcttcaagtcgttatccATTTTTGTACTACCAGGGTGAACTGACAAATAACCACTGTGCGCCTcatgcaaaatcttctgaattaACTCAGTATCtttgggaacacaaatcctatcttgtAATATCAAACACTCATCGAAAgcaatctgaaaatctgattccatACGCGATTCACATTgggctcttttggcttgcaaatcactgtcatgtttctgagcttcgcaaatctcttggagaaacatcAGTCTAGCTCTCAATTCAACTAAAATCAAACCATTATCGGATAaggtcaactgagtgttcatagctctcaaagcaaacaacaacttcctactcaaagcattagcgactacattcgcctttcctagaTGATAGTTAATCACTAActtgtaatcttttaacaattcaaacCATCTCCTTTGCCATAAATTCAAATCATTTTGAGTCGTTAggtactttaaacttttatgatcagtataaaaatgacatttctcaccatacaaatgatgtctccaaatctttaatgcaaacacaatggcggctagctccaaatcatgtgtcggataatttttctcatgcggtttcaattgcctcgaggcataaactatcactttgccttcttgcataagcacacaaaccaatccattcaaggatgcatcactatagatcacaaattcttttcccggctcAGATTGTACTAAAACaggtgcctcagtcaacaatgccttcaacttctcaaaactctattgagaCCTTTCTGaacattcgaacttgacatctttctgtaacaacttTGTTATCAGAGTAGCAATCATCAAGAATCCTTAAACAAACCATCAGTAGTAACCGGCtcagcccaaaaagcttctaacctcggatacattcctcgccggtttccaatcaacaattgctgaaatcttactcgggtcaactcgtataccatcacccgaaataatgtgccccaaaaatctgacttctcaaagccaaaactcacttttattaAACTTAGCaacaactatttatctctcaaagtttgtaaaatagttctcaaatgctcagcatgcttggACTCAtttcgagaataaatcaaaaaaTCATCGATAAAcataaccacaaacttatctaagtatggtctaaaaatttgattcattaagtccataaacatagcgggagcatttgttaacccaaatggcataaccaggaattcatagtgtccatacctcattcgaaatgcagttttcggcacatctgactccttaactctcaactggtagtaatagaatctcaaatcaatcttagaaaaccATGCGGCCCCTTTCAATTGGTTAAACAAAACATCTATTCTCgtcaaaggatacttattctttatggccactttattgagttgtcggTAATCAATGCACAGTCTCATAGAgccttctttctttttcacaaataatactagTGCACCCCACGAAGAAAAACtaggtcttgcaaaacctttatccgtcaactcttacaactgagctttcaattcttttcattttgtTGGAGCCATTTTTTACGAAGAAATCGAAATAGGTGCAGTGCCAGGGACCAACTCAATactaaattcaacttctctaaatGGAGGCAATCCTGGCAACTCTTTCGGAAATAGATCCGAAATTTCACAcactactggcactgattcaattttcaatttagactcttttgtattcaacacgaAAGCAAGATAAGCCTCATACCCTTTTCTTATGTACCTCTAAGCCGACATCGAAGGGATCACCTTAGGCAATTCACCcgattcatctgattcaacccgaagaatctcaccatctgaacatttcaatttaattttttttcttctacAATCAACTATCACATCATGAgtggttaaccaatccatgtcAAGAACCATGTCAAATTCACCAAATGGTAAGAGCATAAGATTAGCCGGAAAGcagtgacctcgaatcatcaaaggacaattcttgcaaactttatctactgatacatacttgcctaaggggtttgacacttttatcataaATTCCGTAGACTCAGCAGGCATATTCATTCTAGATCCTAATTTTATACAAACATAggaatgggttgatcccagatcaattaaagcaacaacatgagtatcataaagagaaaaagtacacgttatcacatcaggagatgaagCCTCTTTGCGAGCATGAATGTCATAATTCCTTGCAGGTGCTCTACCCTCGAATCTCATAACCAAATCTCTAGGTGAACCCTTGGTACTTGCTCCATTTCCCAGATTTCTCTGTGGCCTCCCTCTAATAGTAGTATTACCAaattttacactctgaaatttttctttctcaaccatatcagggcaatccttgataaagtgatCGTGTGAACCGCACTTGAAACATGTCCGGTTATTCATCCAGCACTCATCGGGGTGACGTCTACTACAATGTGGATATTCCGATCTATTTGATCGAGCATTGtcaacactagcaatcgaagtgGATTGAGCTTTCGAACCCGAATATTGTTATTCTGATTTCTGATTGAGAGGCCAACAAAAGCATTGGAACGAGAGTAGAAATCCCTCGACTTCTTTGATGAAGACTGAAACGACTTACTCATAGGTCTTTTCTTTGAATCCCTAGCTTCAATCTcgacctttcttttctctttagtcAATTCCTCGACCTTGCAAGCTCTCTCTACAAGTACCAAAAATTCTTTCAGTTTAAGAATACCAACCAACAAccggatatcttcattcaatccgtcttcaaatctcttacacatgatggcctcagtCGATACACATTCCTGGGAGTACTtgtaagtcttacaaactcacgctCCTACTCCATTACTGTCATTCAGCCCTGTTttaactcaagaaattcctttcttttctgatcaataaacctctggctaatgttCTTCTTACGGAACTCTTCTTGAAAAAATATCCAATTAACTCTCTCCCTTGGTACAACTGACGCAatggtgttccaccactgataagtcgaGTCTTTCAGGAGTGACACAACAAATTTcatgcattcctcaggtgtgaaagacaactcatcaaatactaTGATGGTGTTTTTGAGCCAAAACTCTGCCCTTTCAGGATCATAATCTATATTAGCTCAGAATTCTTCGGctccttgtttacgaattctatcaactggaggcttgttcattcttaccatttCCACAACTTAGGGGGCTACAGGGATAAGTTGAGGATTTGGTgaggtggagggggttgagcgttCGGGTTCAATCGAACGAACTCCatataccatgcattcatcatatggagaaacgCTTCCCTatccccttctcctcctccctggCTCACAATTACGGGTCAACTTTCAACTAGAGCTGCcctttgaaaacaaaattttaaaattgtcagGAATCTTCACACTATTACAATATATATaagacatgtatagctagaatctTACACACGCTACGctagtctgagaactgactaaactgtaactctgataccactaaatataacaccctttacccgtatttgacgtcggaatagggtacgaggtattaccagacttatacacaCAAGCAATCATTCAGAACTGAAACATTCGTATCGTCCCTTAGACgagtctacgaggcccaaaacataaatTGGGAGTGGTTTGGAACCAAACCAAGAACGTATgaaatttttacaacacttagaaaattttcatgctttggagggtcacacacatgtgtgggtaggccgtgtggtcacacacgctcgtgtggcttgggacatgcccatgtcttcagcctttgtaactctctatttatgatgtcaacaacaaaatagggtcacacggccaaggcacacgccggTGTGCTAGACCGTGGgagcgatttaattttcataattttttataaaataggtacagacttcacaggccctaggcacatgcccatgttcctgggacgtgcccttcacacggctgagacaaacgGCCATGTCTCCACCCGTGTGGCCAATTTGAAGCTAAAAtttaaaatacaggggacacacggccggatcacacactcaatgggcaagccgtgtgtcacacacgacctatacacatgcccatgtgtctactcgtgtagataaaaataaggccatttaccaaacctttttgccacccttacttgtaccaacctacacaacatcaaacaacaccaatccaagcatatacacacaaccaacACATCCGAGCATCAATTACATGCTATTTTCTATCATATACAACATTTCATAATTATCAGTACAAACCATGCAATAACTTCATCCATGAAAGGCATCTCTATATGCATaaatacttaaccaatattagccaataccaaatggcaatttacaaaatgaatcaaataccattacaagccaacacatttggccaaatcaataatgacacatatcacaaaagaaccaagtccctatacatgctgtaacaccccgaacccgagaccgttgccggtgtcggacacgaggggttaacaagccaaaaccacttatagcaccgaccaacttgacattcccaggcaagctggaaaactgcgtcactgttgccttaaaagcatatctcgagttacagaactcgaaactgattccgtaaattttcctgaatttagactcatatatccatccctggattttttctagaattttggtcgggcaaattggtacagtttattagttaaagtcacccatgttacagggtcgactacactgaccttcgcgcgttacaacttgaatatctctctgtacagggtttcaatactgatgccgtttgtttctaatgaaactatactgaaaaaggaatctggaaatataaggcatgacttctaattcattctggataatttatggtaattttcaaagtcgcgacaggggacccagaaaccgttctggccctgtctcacgagaactttaatatctctcagtatactgttcatatgatcgtttcgttactttcatatgaaaatagactcttcaaggttcgatcacataatttattcactatttaacaccattcctacaaattttggtgatttttcacatccacgtcactgcagctggcagcctctgttttaaggtaggctttacctatattgtagttcccatggaccaactatagtctagtcatacttaggtccacatatgatcatatttagccattccaatggctgatcatgtgaccaacactctcattccaaaccataatcacatcatgaaaccaaatataattacaaaccacatatggtcaaattccatactccacttttacgaaccattttcgcatggccgcacacatatacatcacaaagtacttaaaacaaccgagggtggtcctatacatgccatatccaaaactcaactaaaggagtaccaaaagggctttgatagtgtggttgacttcaacttctatgatcccgaatccgatcgctaacgagcaaaatctataaacagagaaacaaagaaacggagtaagcaatttatgcttagtaaatttcgagccataatatacacacaaccaaagcatagcattcaagtagctaaacaataattcatatgcacaatttctcaaagacatgcttacttcacaatcccaactcttatattcatacacaaataacggcctagttaatgccgatagctcatttatcattagagcgaatattcatacgacttactcatagtgtgcggcagcacacaaaacataccttgttgttgggaatttcacaagtgcattaactgaaaattttccagcaagttcaaagttctcgaatcacataccttcggagtttatccggatatagctactgttcaaacgccttcgggacatagcccggttatggtaacccgcacaaaggccttcgggacttaacccgtatcacaatttgcacaattgccttcggcttagcccggatatcataactcgccttattaccttcggcttagcccgaatatcataactcgcacaattgccttcgggcttagcccgatatcactcgaacattcatacacatctttgtttcaatttcataacacaacttttatgcacaattcacttagcaaaatatcatttcggctcaatggccacatacaaaggcacaatttcgattgcttattacttcattcaatcgaatcaaaatctaagtttcgatactcaaaacttacctcggacgtggtcgaacgatttcgatggctattcgacgactttttccttcccttatcggatttagctcctttgctcttgagcttaatttaacaaataaattggttttatcatttgagcatcgaagaggaattcaagatacctagccaatatatatgctcattaggcatcaaagtcgcatatgtacgaaatcacgaatcgaactcaacacattagttaatattcctcttagccaattttctaagccaagaataggcatcaatatgcttgcctctaaccgaatgcatgcacaccaatttccctcatgtggccgaatatgcatgtccatgttgaggccaattatgcacttaataccacacaaaaacagcatgcattttactaactaatgcattacatattctagctcaatacacatctctcatgtacttcataaccaaacatcatcacaagcaaatatataccttgaaatagtatatatgtcatgccaatacatcatgtgcaaacatgtatacacatataggtgcaaggtcaatctcaaggggttcatacccatccaaacacaaattttaccaatcaagtaacaagcataaatcatgctcatgaatgcaccatggtcgaatacatcacaaccatactctttcaacttcggtcatggttaaacaaagaattcaatgtcctactcaagaatactaaaacgaaatttcaagagtagtcaatccatcattacatgcatcatcaacaagcttcacatttagcatgcaatggctttaacacaatatcaaccttggccaaataccatttttcatggcatagcaaggatttgaaccatggctaacatgcacatcaagttagcaaccaaaacaagcatgaatctcatgacacaacctcaacataccttaatcttgatgcaagtatagccaaatctccttctagatctcttctaaactaaaaatggagcaaaatttccttccttcttagaattttcagcccaaagaaaatgagaatggatgaaccaaattttttcttttcctttctctcaactcacggccaagggggaagcatggatgagaccattttttttctttctttgcccatgctctttattttattatttcacctaatgcaccaacaaaacatgtttcatgacatgttttgcccatcaactcttgccatggccggccacttcatgttgggggggaaattgacatgcaaatcccttatttttgcatgcatgttcaactagtcatcacacctttccccatcatactttcaaagtttactactaggtcctttctaatgaaattcacatttataactctaaatcgaaacatcaaaatgtcacacatgaattaacacatattataggcatcaaaataaattataaattatttttatgcctcggttttgtggtcccgaaaccacctcccgactagggtcaattttgggctgttacacatgccatattcaaaatatctAAACCAATTATACCCAAAggaataatttgatagtgtgaattgaGTTCCAACGTCCTTCGATTCCCGAGCTAGctttgcgatactataagaaaatggaaaggaaggggagtaagcataaagcttagtaagttcacatgcaataaTAAACAATATTAAGCAACATTTAACATGAATATCATACAATTTAACTTAGCATAAATCACATATTTATCATCATAGTTTCATAAGcataactttatcattattaattttactaaaatCTCATCACATAACAAGTTCATTCTTATGAGTTTTTCATACATACCTGTATCGACTCGTGACTTAACATACTCTTTCTTGTTTTTTGACATAcatgttgaacacttggaatactaaacggATACACGgaaggtttgtaacacccctaacccgtgtccatcatcggattagggttacgaggtattaccgatcgaATTACAACACAAATCATACGTTTCTCACACATAAATCCATTATCACATAAAGCTCAATCAAATATAATCACAtcgtcccttataaggctctacgagaccttaaaacatgcttgaaagagGTTCGGGaataaaccgataacatttaaaaaaattttgcaaacttataaaattttcctgTATACAAggttcacacgctcgtgtgaacaggccgtatgcctcacTCTACCACTAGACACGCCCGTCTCACAGgcagtgtgaaaatagggcatacatactgacttgcaccacatggctggagacacgcccatgtgccatggcCATAAGAAAACTggagggttactgacttgggtcacacggccggccacatgcccatgtggcagcTCGTGTACCATACATAGCTACTAGACACGCcaatgtgtctaggccgtgccaaactcataaggtatactgacttaattcgaatggctaccccaagggacacactgccgtgtaccaaggccatgtATCGTACACGGTCGAGCCACATGCTCATGTGCTCGGCAGTATAGAGTGAAAATAGGTTGGttgaagccacatttctcaccctccttgATCACACCTAAACCACatcaaattttaccatttttatacatatataagcaaccaaaacatgctataCCAAAACAATATGCCAAAACCTTAACTTCTATATACATTTTCTCACTATCTTATCAACTAAATCATGCCACAAAATATACTAATTCATCATCTTAAAACTAAGCCACAACATGCCATTTCTCAACCATTAAACATCATTGTTAATTTGCTAATTGAGCAACCATATAACCATCACAACAAtcataccaaacatgccaaaacacaaggcaATAGATACacatcatatatcacttatcaaacttatgatttaagccaacttaaatagcCAAATACAcactaacatttacaagccaattctcatgggtaatatcataactcaaaacatatcatcatatcactagcctatacatgccatatacataTTTACCAAacatcaaaagtaccaacaagtagtcgatagtgtgatgatggttcctgatgatccccgagtctgagctagcttcgataatctataaaataaggaaagaacacttaaagtaagctttaaaagcttagtaagccatatacaaataaaaccatctcatgaatcaacatcatttctatcaaataagcaatttatgaATAAACAAATATAAGCTTACAAACCTTCacaaatgtatacatattcaatttcataaatgaattcatcaaatacttcccttttcaatacttgtatgaacCTCGTACTTACATGAGTCACTTAACTCTTTCACACATTgtttctcaacttgactttgcccgCTGAACCTttcggaatcgttaaggatactcaaaaatcacataaagctcgtacaatacaatgccagatatggtcttatatgttatcacatatcgatgccactttcccagatagggtcttatacgaaatcatataacgatgccaatgtcccagacatggtcttacacgtaatcacaatacaatgccaatgtcccagacatggtctttcatgtaatcacatctcgataaccctaatgtcatgacattcatatcctatacttttcctaaggttcgtacgggactttcggatatcgtaacttcatcaattcttgctcgtattttctCGTTCAACATCCATAGTAATTCAACAACAATAAACatatataaatcaatttaaatatatttatttgcatatgaacttacctcatattagGGATTGATGTATCGAGTCGATTATTTAATAACCTTCTATTTCTCTCAATCTAAATCTAATTTctttgtttcttgatctatacacattcaaaattaactcatttattcaccaaaccattcaatttagtccgcaaacacatatttgggcatttttacactttagcccctaaagtttcacatttcttcaatttagtcctcaattcataaaaacacaaattacacaatttctttctaatttcatgctagctgaattcttCATAGACTCCTAGTAGcccattattttcatttatttcacatttcaaccactaaATTTactcatttctcaatttaatccctaatattcatttttaccaaaaatcactttacaaaacatgataatctatcatttATCTTATATCTTTCATCATCATCTATCACAAAgcttaagcattcatcaatggcatttcacaaaatcatttacaaactcaaaaattaaagcaCGGGCTAGCTAGAAATTGAAGCagcgattacaaaaacatagaaatcatcaaaaatcgagctcaaaacatacctcaatcaagaataCAAAGGGTCAAACCCTAACATTCCTCCaaactctcttttctttctttttatttggtTAAAGAAGACAAAGATGGACTAAATTTAgctttagttttatttaattaacctttattttcacaattactaaaatacctttaattaaaacattaatcaaACTTATAATGGATGACCATTTATGTCATAATCCACTAATTATGGTCTAATCATATCATacggacctcacatttaataaatCATTGCAGTTAAATagttttaacttatagcatgctacttttgcattttacgcgatttagtccttttatcaaattaagcattcaaacgctaaaattattccacgaaactttcacacatatataatcacatgccataaacattaaaaataatattaaaataattttttgacctcaaatttttggttttgaaaccactattttgatttagctaaaatcgggctgttataaggTCTTTGCACACAAGTGCCACattatgtagccaaagctacctcgtatttcatatcacataaaggctcactctcgagctaatcacgggtctgctcacacaggctggcggtcaagatgtagctacacgggctgctcacacaagctgttaggtatTCGCAACACATACCAGACTacctagccaccagtaggacgtacatgaccagcacccggatctcATAATCATATATATCACATGGGGTCCtactgacatgtcactagtatcctattctattcctaaggttcaagcaggATTTTTTCTCTCTTGTTGGAACTTGTCGAATGTGCTCATCGaatcaattatacaattcatacaatattaatgcattaaaatatgatcataatattgcattatttacatatgaacttacctcggtacaaaatatagcTAACTAActtgatttagtccacaaccttgttctttccccggtctaggtctagactctgcttttcttgatctctaatagcaaatttagctcatttaattaccacattgttcaaatcagtccaaaaactatactttggcaaaatattgacatatttacatttttgtccctaggctcgtaaaatgaaatgcattcaATTTCTTTGCTACTCAAGCTTAGCCGACCCACAGACATGCTCATATTAGcctacatttttcatcaaatcaaatttttaatacacattttacaaattttacaaataggtcatttttagatgttttcatgaaaaatcacttagtaaaagttgtttatcacacatcaaactttcataatctaccatgaaacatcaaaatacatgcatgtcacacatgggtcaaaccctagacatcaaccctagctcaaataagtggtagaaatggctagatcagttgataacaacttcaaaaatgtaaaaaaaaaattagaaacggGGCTAGGTTGCACTTACTATCTTGAaagtgacaaaaccctagctatggagtccCTTATGAAATTTGGCCAAGGGTTGAAGAAGATTGGCtttgttttcccttttttttttgtatttaccaaatgaccaaaataccctttttactaaactttgaaattttacctattcatgtccatttttgtccataaaaatagaaattggtcaaattgatatttgaggacctttaattaataatccatagctatttcatgctttaagcttctagaatcacatattttgcaacttttacaatttagtcctaaaaatcaaattggacactctatcaacaaaatttcttaatgaaatttcatacaatcatgcaaacatatcatgaacctcaacacattcataaaataattatttctacttctgatttgtggtctcgaaaccactatttcgactagcccaaaatcgggatgttacacctTATCACTAACCCTACTTTGTCATACATCACTCAATTAACTTAATGGacacacacatacacacacacacacacacacactcctCAAGAAGATATATACAAGTACATGAACATCAACTATATAAAGAACCATCATAAAATAATGTGCAAGATTCAGGTCTAGAGACTTACTAGAGACCCACCTTTACCTCGACCAAAAGCTTCTATTTCAATCGTTCTTTTCGGTCAGCAACAACAAGTATTTACAAGATCATGAAATTTCCATTAAAATCCCCATCGATAGATAGTTTACTAACGTTTCAACTATACATGACCCCCACGCTATAACAACAACATACAAACACTtggtaaataaagaaaaaatcaCTGTATTCTTAGATATCGGATGTTGCGACATACAAACACTTAGCATAATTTCTAAGCCATACGCGTATAATCCTTTTTCAACAAActtcatattattttaataaagtcTTTCTGAACAAAAGAGATAAGGAAAACATTCAAGAATACAATAGGctcttaaaataatataataaattacaATGACACAAAAGTT harbors:
- the LOC128293783 gene encoding uncharacterized protein LOC128293783 yields the protein MESDFQIAFDECLILQDRICVPKDTELIQKILHEAHSGYLSVHPAQKHDSDLQAKRAQCESRMESDFQIAFDECLILQDRICVPKDTELIQKILHEAHSGYLSVHPGSTKMDNDLKKLLHGVPISIISDKDLRFTLRLWKKLQEALGTKLNFSIAFHLQTNGQFERVIQILKDMLRCCNLEFEGSSEKYLPLVKFAYDNSFQSSLKMTPFEA